The Nerophis lumbriciformis linkage group LG05, RoL_Nlum_v2.1, whole genome shotgun sequence genome contains a region encoding:
- the bltp3b gene encoding bridge-like lipid transfer protein family member 3B isoform X2, with the protein MAGLIKKQILKHLSRFAKNLSPDKINLSTLKGEGQLTNLELDEEVLQSLLDLPTWLAISRVCCNKATIRIPWTKLKNHPISLTLDKVEMEMSTCDEPRPPNGPSPIATASGQSEYGFAEKVVEGMSLSINSIVIRISAKAFNASFELSQLQVYSVNNSWSISDLRSTRIQDPQKGEILTFKEISWQMIRIEADAIHSAEHEMLSAPIRLITNQSKIRVTLKRRLKDCNVVASKLVLILDDLLWVLTDSQLKAMVQYAKSLSEAMEKSTQQRKSMATEDQVSSAPPSSQQVRMQQTSTAADQSATMAKLFSDNDVCETSHHLQIMHLDLHICDDIHAADKVINKRITGGAMQLSFSSITLDYYPFHKAGDSCAHWMHYSEATKTRDGWVRSLLDEFKSNVEMLKSAVRNQQGVAPAHSSPGKINTSSSTTFSAPPESSKAQLMSSSVVLRMADFSIYQVSTADQRRSSPKTMISCNKKSLYLPSEMPAIHVEFTEYYYPDGKDYPIPCPNLYAQLNALQLVLDPRSLVWLNLFALDLRQSLEQFMDIYKLNDSQKPDEHVDIKVDGLMLKLVIPADRDPSCPPNLPRSISVQTSEMVATNTRHPANCTRAHLEALLQAFQEEPFFSSSFVSFPRSSSSLPLLHPIFHYHAHEQDTRLHDIYRGLVVPTMEADALKMPAAADFWALHFAQFWVDYEGTHSGKGRPQPFVDSFPLTVWACQPAKLLQHQEKLKSNMSRSTSVETAGRLQRKRLLKEYYSTDSAPTPSHCPAPSNGLHKPQSVDSLPSSSSPSKNADVQVLVYVQKHLSAQVSHRQYVFLMRLQRSIKALQKTLQQDLEEMGSKRDRKAPTPHPADHQPFTACLGLLLKSAEVSLLLKPVPQPEGSQSPLGSELSPAESRGTLEPGSDNNNAATHGRHEGAAKASSIVDQLLCADGTDDSRMQTGQEPLVPMSAARTDTDHKSSLEERTSGRCSSDEGGEMFFDDKTGTSDPLCEDKAAAKMPQSTSRKGSLSVVSDLLSSSSTGRSTSLYSMSNIGRLMRDRSQSSFSVSYKNMKKSPSLQSLDNISIDSCLLEDGDTFSLMERDDMSISGFKATVSEQSTADSAPVPEQEDAVSPDSVSATSQSIDEPSKDIVSVLVLKVHSVCAGMEAVGESSALALEVDKVTPSQLGNVSLRQYLSSRSLVAADVKSPSVLGRHRPQVRARLESGPRAAAHSPLAERNGFLQLRVNGYRASLLMSTLRNLAQFLEDDSAPQVLPMEISVTDACVDLKDDGPRDNPSDPEPSPVKLHVDTLVIHRRDDGAFYIGAEAKHRSPSEDSAQCSVPEAAANGTLSQTPSASPRPSTRENMLTEENDCLKMELSLAKMVLAEVQMERDSLLHQIKSLNGTNTS; encoded by the exons ATGGCTGGACTCATTAAAAAGCAGATCTTGAAGCATCTGTCCAG GTTTGCCAAGAACCTTTCCCCCGACAAGATCAACCTGAGCACGCTGAAGGGGGAGGGCCAGCTCACCAACCTGGAGCTGGATGAAGAAGTGCTGCAGAGTCTGCTGGACCTGCCCACCTGGCTGGCCATCAGCCGTGTGTGCTGCAACAAGGCCACCATCAGG ATCCCCTGGACCAAATTAAAGAATCACCCCATCTCTCTA ACTCTTGACAAAGTGGAAATGGAAATGAGCACCTGCGATGAGCCCCGCCCCCCCAACGGCCCCTCTCCTATAGCGACAGCCTCAGGTCAAAG TGAGTACGGCTTTGCTGAAAAGGTGGTGGAGGGGATGTCCCTCTCCATCAACTCCATCGTGATCCGCATCAGCGCCAAGGCCTTCAACGCCTCCTTCGAGCTCTCCCAGCTGCAGGTCTACAGCGTCAACAACAGCTGGAGCATCAGCGACCTGCGCTCCACCCGTATTCAGGACCCTCAAAAAGGCGAG ATCCTCACCTTCAAGGAGATCAGCTGGCAGATGATCCGCATCGAGGCCGACGCCATTCACAGCGCCGAGCACGAGATGCTGAGCGCCCCTATCCGCCTCATCACCAACCAGTCCAAGATCAGAGTCACTCTCAAGCGACGG CTCAAGGATTGTAACGTGGTGGCCTCCAAGCTGGTTCTGATCCTGGACGACCTGCTGTGGGTGCTGACCGACTCCCAGCTGAAAGCTATGGTGCAGTACGCCAAGTCCCTCAGCGAGGCTATGGAGAAGTCGACGCAGCAGAGGAAGAGCATGGCGACAGAAGACCAG GTGTCGTCCGCCCCACCTTCATCCCAGCAGGTCCGCATGCAGCAAACGTCCACGGCCGCCGACCAGAGCGCCACCATGGCCAAGCTGTTCAGCGACAACGACGTGTGCGAAACGTCACACCACCTGCAGATCATGCACCTGGATCTACACATCTGCGACGACATCCACGCCGCGGACAAAG TGATCAATAAAAGGATCACTGGTGGAGCCATGCAGCTCTCATTCAGCTCCATCACTCTGGACTACTACCCATTCCACAAAGCAG GTGACAGCTGCGCCCACTGGATGCACTACAGCGAGGCCACTAAAACCAGAGATGGTTGGGTACGGAGCCTCCTGGATGAGTTTAAGTCCAATGTGGAGATGCTAAAGAGTGCGGTGCGGAATCAGCAGGGAGTGGCTCCGGCGCACAGCTCACCTG GGAAAATCAACACCTCCTCCAGCACAACTTTCAGTGCTCCTCCTGAGAGCTCCAAGGCCCAGCTCATGTCCAGCTCCGTTGTCCTCAGGATGGCGGATTTCAGCATTTACCAG GTGTCCACAGCAGACCAGCGTCGATCCAGTCCCAAGACCATGATCTCCTGCAATAAGAAGTCTTTGTACCTTCCTTCTGAGATGCCGGCCATCCATGTGGAGTTTACAGAGTACTATTACCCCGATGGAAAAGACTATCCGA TCCCTTGTCCCAACCTTTACGCCCAACTGAACGCCCTGCAGCTGGTCCTGGATCCTCGCAGTCTGGTGTGGCTCAACCTTTTCGCCCTGGACCTCAGGCAGAGTCTGGAGCAGTTCATGGATATCTACAAGCTCAACGACTCGCAGAAGCCTGACGAACACGTTGACATCAAGGTGGACGGCCTCATGCTGAAG CTGGTGATCCCTGCCGATCGAGACCCTTCCTGCCCGCCCAACCTGCCTCGCTCCATCTCTGTGCAGACGTCAGAGATGGTGGCCACCAACACACGGCACCCGGCCAACTGCACCCGCGCCCACCTGGAGGCCCTTCTGCAAGCCTTCCAGGAGGAGCCCTTCTTCTCGTCCTCGTTCGTCTCGTTCCCTCGATCATCCTCGTCCCTGCCGCTCCTTCACCCCATTTTCCACTACCACGCCCACGAGCAGGACACCAGGCTGCACGACATCTACCGGGGCCTGGTGGTGCCCACCATGGAGGCGGACGCCCTCAAGATGCCAGCCGCCGCTGACTTTTGGGCATTGCACTTTGCACAATTCTGGGTGGACTATGAGGGTACCCACAGTGGGAAGGGGCGACCGCAGCCTTTTGTGGACTCCTTCCCTCTTACCGTGTGGGCATGTCAGCCCGCAAAGCTCCTCCAGCATCAGGAGAAGCTGAAATCAAACATGTCCCGAAGCACTTCTGTGGAGACTGCTGGCCGCCTGCAGCGGAAGCGCCTCTTGAAGGAGTACTACAGCACGGACAGCGCACCCACGCCATCTCACTGCCCGGCGCCCAGCAACGGACTCCATAAGCCGCAGTCAGTGGACAGCTTGCCTTCCTCGTCCTCGCCAAGCAAAAATGCAGATGTGCAAGTGCTGGTGTACGTTCAGAAGCATTTAAGTGCTCAG gtGAGCCATCGGCAGTACGTGTTCCTGATGCGTCTCCAGCGCAGCATCAAAGCCCTGCAGAAGACCCTGCAGCAGGACCTGGAGGAGATGGGCTCCAAAAGAGACCGCAAGGCTCCGACGCCACATCCCGCAGACCACCAGCCCTTCACCGCTTGTCTGGGCCTCCTGCTCAAAAGCGCTGAGGTCTCCCTCCTCTTAAAGCCTGTCCCCCAGCCAGAAGGCTCACAGTCTCCTTTGGGGTCCGAGCTGTCCCCTGCGGAGAGCAGAGGCACCTTGGAGCCGGGGAGCGACAACAACAACGCCGCCACCCATGGCCGGCACGAGGGAGCAGCCAAAGCCTCCTCCATTGTGGACCAGCTGTTGTGTGCCGACGGCACCGACGATAGCAGAATGCAGACAGGACAGGAGCCACTAGTCCCCATGTCGGCTGCGCGCACGGACACAGATCACAAGTCCTCGCTGGAGGAGAGGACTTCTGGGAGGTGCAGTTCAGATGAAGGTGGAGAAATGTTTTTTGACGACAAGACAGGCACAAGCGACCCTCTTTGTGAGGACAAAGCCGCCGCCAAGATGCCACAGTCGACATCCAG GAAAGGAAGTTTGTCTGTCGTTTCTGATCTTCTCAGCTCCTCATCTACCGGCAGATCCACCTCCCTTTATTCCATGTCCAACAT TGGACGCCTGATGCGGGACCGATCCCAGTCCAGTTTCTCGGTGTCCTACAAAAACATGAAGAAGAGTCCGTCCCTGCAGTCGCTGGACAACATTTCAATAGACAGCTGCCTGCTGGAGGACGGGGACACCTTCAGCCTGATGGAaagag ATGACATGTCCATCTCAGGATTTAAGGCCACTGTCAGCGAGCAGAGCACCGCCGACAGCGCGCCTGTCCCAGAGCAGGAAGACGCTGTGTCACCGGACAGTGTTAGCGCAACGTCGCAAAGCATCGACGAACCCTCTAAAGACATT GTGTCTGTGCTGGTGCTAAAGGTGCACTCGGTGTGCGCGGGCATGGAGGCAGTGGGCGAGAGCTCCGCCCTGGCTCTGGAGGTGGACAAAGTGACGCCCAGCCAGCTGGGCAACGTCAGCCTCAGACAATACCTCAGCAGCCGCAGCCTGG TGGCTGCCGACGTCAAGTCCCCGTCAGTGCTGGGCCGCCATCGCCCACAGGTGCGCGCCCGGTTGGAGAGCGGTCCGCGCGCCGCCGCCCACTCGCCGCTGGCCGAGCGCAACGGCTTCCTGCAGCTGCGTGTGAACGGGTACCGGGCGAGCCTCCTGATGTCCACGCTGCGCAACCTGGCCCAGTTCCTGGAGGACGACTCGGCGCCGCAAGTGCTGCCCATGGAGATCAGCGTCACGGACGCCTGTGTCGACTTGAAG
- the bltp3b gene encoding bridge-like lipid transfer protein family member 3B isoform X1 yields the protein MAGLIKKQILKHLSRFAKNLSPDKINLSTLKGEGQLTNLELDEEVLQSLLDLPTWLAISRVCCNKATIRIPWTKLKNHPISLTLDKVEMEMSTCDEPRPPNGPSPIATASGQSEYGFAEKVVEGMSLSINSIVIRISAKAFNASFELSQLQVYSVNNSWSISDLRSTRIQDPQKGEILTFKEISWQMIRIEADAIHSAEHEMLSAPIRLITNQSKIRVTLKRRLKDCNVVASKLVLILDDLLWVLTDSQLKAMVQYAKSLSEAMEKSTQQRKSMATEDQVSSAPPSSQQVRMQQTSTAADQSATMAKLFSDNDVCETSHHLQIMHLDLHICDDIHAADKVINKRITGGAMQLSFSSITLDYYPFHKAGDSCAHWMHYSEATKTRDGWVRSLLDEFKSNVEMLKSAVRNQQGVAPAHSSPGKINTSSSTTFSAPPESSKAQLMSSSVVLRMADFSIYQVSTADQRRSSPKTMISCNKKSLYLPSEMPAIHVEFTEYYYPDGKDYPIPCPNLYAQLNALQLVLDPRSLVWLNLFALDLRQSLEQFMDIYKLNDSQKPDEHVDIKVDGLMLKLVIPADRDPSCPPNLPRSISVQTSEMVATNTRHPANCTRAHLEALLQAFQEEPFFSSSFVSFPRSSSSLPLLHPIFHYHAHEQDTRLHDIYRGLVVPTMEADALKMPAAADFWALHFAQFWVDYEGTHSGKGRPQPFVDSFPLTVWACQPAKLLQHQEKLKSNMSRSTSVETAGRLQRKRLLKEYYSTDSAPTPSHCPAPSNGLHKPQSVDSLPSSSSPSKNADVQVLVYVQKHLSAQVSHRQYVFLMRLQRSIKALQKTLQQDLEEMGSKRDRKAPTPHPADHQPFTACLGLLLKSAEVSLLLKPVPQPEGSQSPLGSELSPAESRGTLEPGSDNNNAATHGRHEGAAKASSIVDQLLCADGTDDSRMQTGQEPLVPMSAARTDTDHKSSLEERTSGRCSSDEGGEMFFDDKTGTSDPLCEDKAAAKMPQSTSRKGSLSVVSDLLSSSSTGRSTSLYSMSNIGRLMRDRSQSSFSVSYKNMKKSPSLQSLDNISIDSCLLEDGDTFSLMERDDMSISGFKATVSEQSTADSAPVPEQEDAVSPDSVSATSQSIDEPSKDIVSVLVLKVHSVCAGMEAVGESSALALEVDKVTPSQLGNVSLRQYLSSRSLGAVCSMPAQSSQVAADVKSPSVLGRHRPQVRARLESGPRAAAHSPLAERNGFLQLRVNGYRASLLMSTLRNLAQFLEDDSAPQVLPMEISVTDACVDLKDDGPRDNPSDPEPSPVKLHVDTLVIHRRDDGAFYIGAEAKHRSPSEDSAQCSVPEAAANGTLSQTPSASPRPSTRENMLTEENDCLKMELSLAKMVLAEVQMERDSLLHQIKSLNGTNTS from the exons ATGGCTGGACTCATTAAAAAGCAGATCTTGAAGCATCTGTCCAG GTTTGCCAAGAACCTTTCCCCCGACAAGATCAACCTGAGCACGCTGAAGGGGGAGGGCCAGCTCACCAACCTGGAGCTGGATGAAGAAGTGCTGCAGAGTCTGCTGGACCTGCCCACCTGGCTGGCCATCAGCCGTGTGTGCTGCAACAAGGCCACCATCAGG ATCCCCTGGACCAAATTAAAGAATCACCCCATCTCTCTA ACTCTTGACAAAGTGGAAATGGAAATGAGCACCTGCGATGAGCCCCGCCCCCCCAACGGCCCCTCTCCTATAGCGACAGCCTCAGGTCAAAG TGAGTACGGCTTTGCTGAAAAGGTGGTGGAGGGGATGTCCCTCTCCATCAACTCCATCGTGATCCGCATCAGCGCCAAGGCCTTCAACGCCTCCTTCGAGCTCTCCCAGCTGCAGGTCTACAGCGTCAACAACAGCTGGAGCATCAGCGACCTGCGCTCCACCCGTATTCAGGACCCTCAAAAAGGCGAG ATCCTCACCTTCAAGGAGATCAGCTGGCAGATGATCCGCATCGAGGCCGACGCCATTCACAGCGCCGAGCACGAGATGCTGAGCGCCCCTATCCGCCTCATCACCAACCAGTCCAAGATCAGAGTCACTCTCAAGCGACGG CTCAAGGATTGTAACGTGGTGGCCTCCAAGCTGGTTCTGATCCTGGACGACCTGCTGTGGGTGCTGACCGACTCCCAGCTGAAAGCTATGGTGCAGTACGCCAAGTCCCTCAGCGAGGCTATGGAGAAGTCGACGCAGCAGAGGAAGAGCATGGCGACAGAAGACCAG GTGTCGTCCGCCCCACCTTCATCCCAGCAGGTCCGCATGCAGCAAACGTCCACGGCCGCCGACCAGAGCGCCACCATGGCCAAGCTGTTCAGCGACAACGACGTGTGCGAAACGTCACACCACCTGCAGATCATGCACCTGGATCTACACATCTGCGACGACATCCACGCCGCGGACAAAG TGATCAATAAAAGGATCACTGGTGGAGCCATGCAGCTCTCATTCAGCTCCATCACTCTGGACTACTACCCATTCCACAAAGCAG GTGACAGCTGCGCCCACTGGATGCACTACAGCGAGGCCACTAAAACCAGAGATGGTTGGGTACGGAGCCTCCTGGATGAGTTTAAGTCCAATGTGGAGATGCTAAAGAGTGCGGTGCGGAATCAGCAGGGAGTGGCTCCGGCGCACAGCTCACCTG GGAAAATCAACACCTCCTCCAGCACAACTTTCAGTGCTCCTCCTGAGAGCTCCAAGGCCCAGCTCATGTCCAGCTCCGTTGTCCTCAGGATGGCGGATTTCAGCATTTACCAG GTGTCCACAGCAGACCAGCGTCGATCCAGTCCCAAGACCATGATCTCCTGCAATAAGAAGTCTTTGTACCTTCCTTCTGAGATGCCGGCCATCCATGTGGAGTTTACAGAGTACTATTACCCCGATGGAAAAGACTATCCGA TCCCTTGTCCCAACCTTTACGCCCAACTGAACGCCCTGCAGCTGGTCCTGGATCCTCGCAGTCTGGTGTGGCTCAACCTTTTCGCCCTGGACCTCAGGCAGAGTCTGGAGCAGTTCATGGATATCTACAAGCTCAACGACTCGCAGAAGCCTGACGAACACGTTGACATCAAGGTGGACGGCCTCATGCTGAAG CTGGTGATCCCTGCCGATCGAGACCCTTCCTGCCCGCCCAACCTGCCTCGCTCCATCTCTGTGCAGACGTCAGAGATGGTGGCCACCAACACACGGCACCCGGCCAACTGCACCCGCGCCCACCTGGAGGCCCTTCTGCAAGCCTTCCAGGAGGAGCCCTTCTTCTCGTCCTCGTTCGTCTCGTTCCCTCGATCATCCTCGTCCCTGCCGCTCCTTCACCCCATTTTCCACTACCACGCCCACGAGCAGGACACCAGGCTGCACGACATCTACCGGGGCCTGGTGGTGCCCACCATGGAGGCGGACGCCCTCAAGATGCCAGCCGCCGCTGACTTTTGGGCATTGCACTTTGCACAATTCTGGGTGGACTATGAGGGTACCCACAGTGGGAAGGGGCGACCGCAGCCTTTTGTGGACTCCTTCCCTCTTACCGTGTGGGCATGTCAGCCCGCAAAGCTCCTCCAGCATCAGGAGAAGCTGAAATCAAACATGTCCCGAAGCACTTCTGTGGAGACTGCTGGCCGCCTGCAGCGGAAGCGCCTCTTGAAGGAGTACTACAGCACGGACAGCGCACCCACGCCATCTCACTGCCCGGCGCCCAGCAACGGACTCCATAAGCCGCAGTCAGTGGACAGCTTGCCTTCCTCGTCCTCGCCAAGCAAAAATGCAGATGTGCAAGTGCTGGTGTACGTTCAGAAGCATTTAAGTGCTCAG gtGAGCCATCGGCAGTACGTGTTCCTGATGCGTCTCCAGCGCAGCATCAAAGCCCTGCAGAAGACCCTGCAGCAGGACCTGGAGGAGATGGGCTCCAAAAGAGACCGCAAGGCTCCGACGCCACATCCCGCAGACCACCAGCCCTTCACCGCTTGTCTGGGCCTCCTGCTCAAAAGCGCTGAGGTCTCCCTCCTCTTAAAGCCTGTCCCCCAGCCAGAAGGCTCACAGTCTCCTTTGGGGTCCGAGCTGTCCCCTGCGGAGAGCAGAGGCACCTTGGAGCCGGGGAGCGACAACAACAACGCCGCCACCCATGGCCGGCACGAGGGAGCAGCCAAAGCCTCCTCCATTGTGGACCAGCTGTTGTGTGCCGACGGCACCGACGATAGCAGAATGCAGACAGGACAGGAGCCACTAGTCCCCATGTCGGCTGCGCGCACGGACACAGATCACAAGTCCTCGCTGGAGGAGAGGACTTCTGGGAGGTGCAGTTCAGATGAAGGTGGAGAAATGTTTTTTGACGACAAGACAGGCACAAGCGACCCTCTTTGTGAGGACAAAGCCGCCGCCAAGATGCCACAGTCGACATCCAG GAAAGGAAGTTTGTCTGTCGTTTCTGATCTTCTCAGCTCCTCATCTACCGGCAGATCCACCTCCCTTTATTCCATGTCCAACAT TGGACGCCTGATGCGGGACCGATCCCAGTCCAGTTTCTCGGTGTCCTACAAAAACATGAAGAAGAGTCCGTCCCTGCAGTCGCTGGACAACATTTCAATAGACAGCTGCCTGCTGGAGGACGGGGACACCTTCAGCCTGATGGAaagag ATGACATGTCCATCTCAGGATTTAAGGCCACTGTCAGCGAGCAGAGCACCGCCGACAGCGCGCCTGTCCCAGAGCAGGAAGACGCTGTGTCACCGGACAGTGTTAGCGCAACGTCGCAAAGCATCGACGAACCCTCTAAAGACATT GTGTCTGTGCTGGTGCTAAAGGTGCACTCGGTGTGCGCGGGCATGGAGGCAGTGGGCGAGAGCTCCGCCCTGGCTCTGGAGGTGGACAAAGTGACGCCCAGCCAGCTGGGCAACGTCAGCCTCAGACAATACCTCAGCAGCCGCAGCCTGG GTGCGGTGTGTTCAATGCCTGCTCAGAGCAGTCAAG TGGCTGCCGACGTCAAGTCCCCGTCAGTGCTGGGCCGCCATCGCCCACAGGTGCGCGCCCGGTTGGAGAGCGGTCCGCGCGCCGCCGCCCACTCGCCGCTGGCCGAGCGCAACGGCTTCCTGCAGCTGCGTGTGAACGGGTACCGGGCGAGCCTCCTGATGTCCACGCTGCGCAACCTGGCCCAGTTCCTGGAGGACGACTCGGCGCCGCAAGTGCTGCCCATGGAGATCAGCGTCACGGACGCCTGTGTCGACTTGAAG